The window TGTCTTGTCTTCGCGAACACGTCCGTCGCGAGCCCCATCGAGCTCATCGACATAGACCATCCACTCACGGAACTCATCTTCTTGAATGACCTTCTTCTCCAGCAAGATCATGAGCAAGGTCTGGATGAGCAGGTTCTGCCGTTCGAGCAGCAGTCTCATCTCTTCGATGCCGCCGCGTGCCTGCGTATCGATCTGTTTCGGCGCATTCAGAATGCGATCGGCGGATGCATGAATTGCTGCGGCGGCTGCGTATGGAATCATCGGTCTTCGGTCCCTTCGTTTGTTTGCCTTCCCCAAGCTATATCGGCCCAGATGGCCCTTTATTCAAGGCTTTTCGGGGAATCGCCCCTTGTCTCGCGCAAAGACTCCCCTTGCCGCCCCTCGCAGTCACGGCCCACCGTCGAGGGCCTGCAGTAAGTCCCACGGGGAGAGCACTTCGCCTCATGTCGATGACGGTCCTTGCCAACGGCCTGCGCCGGGTCAACTCCCGGCTGCGCCGAACCGAGCACCTCTACATGGTCATCGTTGCGGTGGCCGTCGGTCTGCTCGCCGGCCTGTGCGCCGTGGGATTCCGCGAGATGATTCATCTCGTTCAAGGGGTCGCCTGGAAAGAATCGAAATACACACTGGATCACATCCGCGATCTCCCAGTCTGGTGGAAACTCGTCGTCCCGACGGTCGGTATGTTGATTGTCGGCCTGATCGTCCAGTTCTTCGCCTCCGAGGCGAAGGGCCACGGCGTTCCCGAAGTCATGGAAGCCGTCATCCTGCGCAACAGCCGAATTCGTCCCCGCGTCGTGATCGGAAAGATGATCGCATCGGCATTGTGTATCGGCACCGGCGGATCGGTGGGACGCGAAGGCCCCATCGTGCAAGTGGGCGCATCGCTTGGCTCGACCGCCGGGCAGTGGCTGGGCCTGGGCGAGCGCAGGATGCGAACGCTTGTCGGATGTGGCGCGGGCGCAGGCATTGCCGCCGCCTTCAACGCACCCGTCGCCGGCGCTCTGTTTGCCGTTGAGATCATCCTCGGTGACTTCGCCGTCACCCAGTTCTCCCCCATCGTTCTCGCGTCCGTTTCCGCAACGGTGGTTAGCCGGCACTTCCACGGAGACTTCCCGGCTTTCCCGGTTCCGAAGTACTCCCTGGAAACGCCGTGGGAATTGTTTGGTTATGGAGCCTTGGGCATCCTCGCCGGCCTGGGGGCTTTGGCCTTTATTCGGATTCTCTACTGGAGTGAAGACTCGTTCGAGAAGATCAAGGTTCCGCTGGCCGTCAAGACGACGGTGGGCGGTCTGCTTGTGGGGCTCATCGCGATTCGTTTTCCTCAGGTGCTCGGCGTTGGCTACGAGGCGATCGACGATGCCCTCGGTGGCAACACGGCCTGGACAATGTTGTTGATGCTGGCGCTGGTCAAGATCGTCGGCGTTTCCATCACAATCGGATCGGGCGGTTCGGGCGGCATCTTTGCTCCGTCCCTCTTTATTGGAGCAATGTTAGGCGGCGCGATTGGTACAGTGATGGGGGTGATTGCCCCCGGTGCCGTTGCGTCTCCCGGTGCCTATGCGCTTGTCGGGATGGGCGCCATGGTTGCCGCCGCGACGCATGCGCCGATTACAGCCATCCTGATCATCTTCGAACTGACCAACG of the bacterium genome contains:
- a CDS encoding chloride channel protein, producing the protein MSMTVLANGLRRVNSRLRRTEHLYMVIVAVAVGLLAGLCAVGFREMIHLVQGVAWKESKYTLDHIRDLPVWWKLVVPTVGMLIVGLIVQFFASEAKGHGVPEVMEAVILRNSRIRPRVVIGKMIASALCIGTGGSVGREGPIVQVGASLGSTAGQWLGLGERRMRTLVGCGAGAGIAAAFNAPVAGALFAVEIILGDFAVTQFSPIVLASVSATVVSRHFHGDFPAFPVPKYSLETPWELFGYGALGILAGLGALAFIRILYWSEDSFEKIKVPLAVKTTVGGLLVGLIAIRFPQVLGVGYEAIDDALGGNTAWTMLLMLALVKIVGVSITIGSGGSGGIFAPSLFIGAMLGGAIGTVMGVIAPGAVASPGAYALVGMGAMVAAATHAPITAILIIFELTNDYKIILPLMISCIIATLLSSQLQKASIYTLKLLRRGIDVTEEPSANLLKNVKTERAMRKAEAKVKPSDPLTAVIGKFIDHPGDSIFVVGEEDRFLGAITIDEIRPIMSDPSSFEHLIIAEDLMVSGSLPVISPDDSLDSVMQAMGDYRYEAPVVKDGKLRGAIRPDDVIRQYNEALFKRETAPTMAAAITRQSTMHPIPGVEDLGLAEVPVPDSFLNKSLRDLDVRVRFGVTIVLIRMQADPSSTEPAPTIAAMPNHVFRPGEALIAVGSSEGLKSLEVG